From a region of the Syngnathoides biaculeatus isolate LvHL_M chromosome 2, ASM1980259v1, whole genome shotgun sequence genome:
- the LOC133491682 gene encoding FUN14 domain-containing protein 1-like isoform X1 → MRNLPSLRGTASSRGRGLHCQHPVNFSGPSKMARVDVREGREEPESEDELYEVVDLTEYARQHQLWSRVFGNNSGPIAEKYSVATQLMMGGLTGWCAGYVFQRVGKIAATAVGGGFLLLQIANHSGYVQVDWKKVEKDVNKAKKHLKQKVNKAAPELNTSIEEVKATDFVKRNIILSSGFVGGFFLGLAS, encoded by the exons ATGCGAAATTTGCCGAGTTTACGTGGCACAGCATCATCGCGTGGGCGCGGCTTACATTGTCAACATCCTGTGAATTTCTCCGGCCCCTCCAAAATGGCGAGAGTGGACGTCAGGGAAG GCCGGGAAGAGCCAGAGAGTGAAGACGAGCTGTACGAGGTGGTGGATCTGACAGAATATGCTCGGCAGCATCAATTGTGGAGCCGTGTGTTTGGTAACAACTCGGGCCCAATAGCTGAGAAGTACTCCGTGGCAACCCAGCTCATGATGGGAGGGCTCACTGGATG GTGTGCTGGTTATGTCTTCCAGAGAGTTGGGAAGATCGCGGCCACTGCTGTCGGTGGAGGGTTCCTCCTTTTGCAG ATTGCCAATCATAGTGGCTACGTGCAGGTGGACTGGAAGAAGGTGGAGAAGGATGTAAACAAAGCAAAGAAACACCTAAAGCAGAAAGTAAACAAAGCAGCCCCTGAGCTAAACACATCCATTGAGGAGGTAAAG GCTACAGATTTTGTAAAGAGAAACATCATCTTGTCCAGTGGCTTTGTTGGAGGGTTTTTCCTGGGTTTGGCCTCCTAA
- the LOC133491682 gene encoding FUN14 domain-containing protein 1-like isoform X2, with protein MRNLPSLRGTASSRGRGLHCQHPVNFSGPSKMARVDVREGREEPESEDELYEVVDLTEYARQHQLWSRVFGNNSGPIAEKYSVATQLMMGGLTGWCAGYVFQRVGKIAATAVGGGFLLLQIANHSGYVQVDWKKVEKDVNKAKKHLKQKVNKAAPELNTSIEEATDFVKRNIILSSGFVGGFFLGLAS; from the exons ATGCGAAATTTGCCGAGTTTACGTGGCACAGCATCATCGCGTGGGCGCGGCTTACATTGTCAACATCCTGTGAATTTCTCCGGCCCCTCCAAAATGGCGAGAGTGGACGTCAGGGAAG GCCGGGAAGAGCCAGAGAGTGAAGACGAGCTGTACGAGGTGGTGGATCTGACAGAATATGCTCGGCAGCATCAATTGTGGAGCCGTGTGTTTGGTAACAACTCGGGCCCAATAGCTGAGAAGTACTCCGTGGCAACCCAGCTCATGATGGGAGGGCTCACTGGATG GTGTGCTGGTTATGTCTTCCAGAGAGTTGGGAAGATCGCGGCCACTGCTGTCGGTGGAGGGTTCCTCCTTTTGCAG ATTGCCAATCATAGTGGCTACGTGCAGGTGGACTGGAAGAAGGTGGAGAAGGATGTAAACAAAGCAAAGAAACACCTAAAGCAGAAAGTAAACAAAGCAGCCCCTGAGCTAAACACATCCATTGAGGAG GCTACAGATTTTGTAAAGAGAAACATCATCTTGTCCAGTGGCTTTGTTGGAGGGTTTTTCCTGGGTTTGGCCTCCTAA